A window from Agrobacterium tumefaciens encodes these proteins:
- a CDS encoding DUF47 domain-containing protein → MMSIFRKLMPREDRFFDMFSKHSETVIKAAEALDQLLSGVDVEKNCDLIVALEHQADDITREVLLAVRRSFITPFDRGDIKDLIQSMDDAIDMMHKTVKTIRLFEQSEFDPLMKEMGHEIVRAAGLIAEAIPLLNKVGANAQRLSAIAEEVTRVEGRSDDLHDQGLKDLFRRHGASGNAMAYMIGSEIYGELEKVVDRFEDVANEISGIVIENV, encoded by the coding sequence ATGATGAGTATTTTTCGCAAGCTGATGCCGCGCGAGGACCGTTTCTTCGACATGTTCAGCAAACATTCCGAAACCGTCATCAAAGCGGCCGAGGCCCTTGATCAACTCCTGAGCGGCGTCGACGTCGAGAAGAACTGTGACCTCATCGTCGCGCTGGAACACCAGGCGGACGATATTACCCGCGAGGTTCTGCTTGCGGTCAGGCGCAGCTTCATCACGCCCTTCGATCGCGGCGACATCAAGGACCTCATCCAGTCCATGGATGATGCCATCGACATGATGCACAAGACGGTCAAGACCATCCGCCTGTTCGAACAGAGCGAATTCGACCCGCTGATGAAAGAAATGGGTCACGAGATCGTCCGCGCGGCCGGCCTCATCGCGGAAGCCATTCCGCTTCTCAACAAGGTCGGCGCGAACGCGCAGCGCCTCTCCGCCATCGCCGAAGAGGTGACCCGCGTCGAAGGCCGCTCCGATGATCTCCACGATCAGGGTCTGAAGGATCTCTTCCGCCGCCATGGCGCGAGCGGCAATGCCATGGCCTATATGATCGGCAGCGAAATCTACGGCGAACTCGAAAAGGTCGTCGACCGTTTCGAGGATGTGGCCAATGAGATCAGCGGCATTGTGATCGAGAACGTCTGA
- a CDS encoding inorganic phosphate transporter, which translates to MDVALALPLLVGLIAIALFFDFLNGLHDAANSIATIVSTRVLRPQYAVAWAAFFNFIAFLFFGLHVAETLGTGIIDPAIVSPQVIFAALIGAIVWNIVTWIFGIPSSSSHALIGGLVGAGFAKVGFNSIVWSGLLKTVGAIFMSPAIGFFLALLLVLAVSWLFVRQTPFAVDRTFRVMQFISASLYSLGHGGNDAQKTMGIIAVLLFSQGYLGQSFYVPFWVVISCQSAMALGTLFGGWRIVHTMGSKITRLNPMQGFCAETGGALTLFGATWLGIPVSTTHTITGAIIGVGAARRVSAVRWGLAGNIVIAWIVTMPAAALISAGVYGLTSLFG; encoded by the coding sequence ATGGATGTCGCACTTGCCCTGCCGCTGCTTGTCGGCCTCATCGCCATCGCGCTGTTCTTCGATTTCCTGAACGGCCTGCACGATGCCGCAAATTCCATTGCGACTATCGTCTCCACCCGTGTGCTACGGCCGCAATATGCGGTCGCCTGGGCGGCGTTCTTCAATTTCATCGCCTTCCTGTTCTTCGGCCTGCATGTGGCGGAAACACTTGGAACCGGCATCATCGATCCGGCGATCGTTTCACCGCAGGTCATCTTCGCGGCACTGATCGGTGCGATCGTCTGGAACATCGTCACCTGGATTTTCGGCATTCCCTCCAGTTCGTCGCATGCGCTGATCGGCGGTCTCGTCGGTGCGGGTTTTGCGAAGGTGGGCTTTAATTCCATCGTCTGGTCGGGCCTGCTGAAGACCGTTGGCGCCATCTTCATGTCGCCTGCCATCGGCTTTTTCCTGGCGCTGCTTCTCGTTCTTGCCGTGTCGTGGCTTTTTGTTCGGCAGACGCCCTTTGCCGTCGATCGCACCTTCCGTGTCATGCAGTTCATTTCCGCTTCGCTTTATTCGCTCGGCCACGGCGGCAATGACGCGCAGAAGACCATGGGCATCATCGCCGTGCTGCTCTTCAGCCAGGGGTATCTGGGACAGAGCTTCTACGTGCCCTTCTGGGTGGTGATTTCCTGCCAGTCGGCCATGGCGCTCGGCACGCTGTTCGGCGGCTGGCGCATCGTGCACACGATGGGGTCCAAGATCACCCGGCTCAACCCAATGCAGGGTTTCTGCGCCGAAACCGGTGGTGCGCTGACGCTGTTTGGTGCCACATGGCTCGGCATTCCGGTCTCCACCACCCACACGATAACAGGCGCCATCATCGGCGTGGGCGCCGCCCGCCGCGTCTCGGCGGTGCGCTGGGGGCTAGCAGGCAATATCGTCATCGCCTGGATCGTGACCATGCCGGCCGCCGCACTCATCTCCGCCGGTGTTTATGGGCTGACGTCGCTGTTCGGCTGA